A window of the Bradyrhizobium diazoefficiens genome harbors these coding sequences:
- a CDS encoding response regulator yields MLMSIETKKRDIALVVDDSPETLRLLTDALDGAGMTVMVALDGASAMRIVDQITPDIVLLDAVMPGLDGFETCRRLKRDADLANVPVIFMTGLAETEHIVRGLEAGGVDYVTKPIVIEEMLARIRVHLGNARLTQSARTALDVSGRFLFAINRQGHILWATPQAQKLLADHHGAQTDDFILPPSLLQWLEQAKGKGSAKSQAASLPDNPQLRLYFMGETAPNEFLLRLSRESGTSLPPEFTSELGLTTREGEVLAWLSKGKTNRDIAQILGLSPRTVDKHLEQIYAKLGVENRTAAAAIATNATRRNS; encoded by the coding sequence ATGCTTATGAGCATTGAGACGAAAAAGCGCGACATCGCGCTGGTTGTCGACGACTCTCCCGAGACGCTGCGGCTGCTCACCGATGCGCTCGACGGCGCCGGGATGACGGTGATGGTGGCGCTCGACGGCGCCAGCGCGATGCGCATCGTCGACCAGATCACGCCCGACATCGTGCTGCTCGACGCCGTAATGCCCGGGCTGGACGGCTTCGAGACCTGCCGCCGGCTCAAGCGCGACGCGGACCTTGCCAATGTCCCCGTCATTTTCATGACGGGCCTCGCCGAAACGGAGCACATCGTGCGCGGGCTGGAAGCCGGCGGCGTCGACTACGTGACCAAGCCGATTGTGATCGAGGAGATGCTGGCGCGCATCCGCGTCCATCTCGGCAATGCGCGGCTGACCCAGAGCGCGCGCACCGCGCTCGACGTCTCCGGCCGCTTCCTGTTCGCGATCAACCGCCAGGGCCACATCCTCTGGGCGACGCCGCAGGCGCAAAAACTGCTGGCCGATCATCACGGCGCACAGACCGACGATTTCATCCTGCCGCCGTCGCTGCTGCAATGGCTGGAGCAGGCGAAGGGCAAGGGCAGCGCGAAGTCGCAAGCGGCATCCCTGCCCGACAATCCGCAACTCCGGCTTTATTTCATGGGCGAAACCGCGCCGAACGAGTTCCTGCTACGTCTCTCCAGAGAATCCGGAACGTCGCTACCGCCCGAATTCACCAGCGAGCTCGGCCTCACCACCCGCGAGGGCGAGGTGCTGGCCTGGCTCAGCAAGGGCAAGACCAACCGCGACATCGCGCAAATTTTGGGATTGAGCCCTCGCACGGTCGACAAGCACCTGGAGCAGATTTACGCCAAGCTCGGTGTGGAGAACCGGACGGCCGCGGCGGCGATTGCCACGAATGCGACGAGGCGGAATTCGTAA
- a CDS encoding flavin-containing monooxygenase, producing MNVAVRSRATAKQASEHFDVLIVGAGISGIGSAYHVTKQLPGTSYVILETQATFGGTWSTHRYPGIRSDSDLHTFGYSFKPWVGPPIATADEILAYMNEVIDDNDIARHIRYKHKINSASWSSEQNLWTIEAVTTDTGEAKTFTANFLWMCQGYYRHSEGYTPEWKGTDRFKGRIVHPQTWPDDIDLAGKKVVVIGSGATAATLVPNIADKCAHVTMLQRSPTYFRLGRNAIEIAEELRRLQVDEAWIHEIVRRKILFEQDAFTKLCLSKPEQVKKELIGQISAVLGPDYDVETHFTPSYRPWRQRIAFVPDADLFKGIASGKASVVTDEIECFVENGIQLKSGKLLEADVIVTATGFKLSALGDIAFEIDGKPLAFGDTVTYRGMMFTGVPNMVWVFGYFRASWTLRVDLVADFVCRLLGHMKAKGSKKVEVSLRAEDHNMPILPWIDPENFNPGYIMRNMNLLPKRGDKPEWQHSQDYWTEKDEIPKTDLDDKAFVYG from the coding sequence ATGAATGTCGCTGTTCGCAGTCGCGCCACGGCCAAACAGGCTTCAGAACATTTCGACGTGCTGATCGTCGGCGCAGGTATCTCCGGCATCGGTAGCGCCTATCACGTCACGAAGCAGCTTCCGGGCACGAGCTACGTCATCCTGGAGACGCAGGCGACGTTCGGCGGCACCTGGAGCACGCATCGCTATCCCGGCATCCGCTCTGATAGCGATCTCCATACCTTCGGCTATAGCTTCAAGCCCTGGGTCGGGCCGCCGATCGCGACCGCGGACGAAATCCTCGCCTACATGAACGAGGTGATCGACGACAACGATATCGCCCGCCATATCCGCTACAAGCACAAGATCAACTCGGCGAGCTGGTCGAGCGAACAGAATCTCTGGACCATCGAGGCGGTGACGACAGACACCGGTGAGGCGAAGACCTTCACCGCCAACTTCCTCTGGATGTGCCAGGGCTATTACCGCCATTCGGAGGGCTACACCCCGGAATGGAAGGGCACGGATCGCTTCAAGGGTCGTATCGTTCACCCGCAGACCTGGCCGGACGATATCGACCTCGCAGGCAAGAAGGTCGTCGTGATCGGCTCGGGCGCAACCGCGGCGACGCTGGTGCCGAACATTGCCGACAAATGCGCACACGTCACCATGCTGCAGCGCTCGCCGACCTATTTCCGCCTCGGCCGCAACGCCATCGAGATCGCCGAGGAATTGCGCCGGCTCCAGGTCGACGAGGCCTGGATCCACGAGATCGTTCGCCGCAAGATCCTGTTCGAGCAGGATGCGTTCACAAAGCTCTGCCTGTCCAAGCCGGAACAGGTGAAGAAGGAGCTGATCGGCCAGATCAGCGCGGTGCTCGGTCCTGACTACGACGTCGAGACGCATTTCACGCCGAGCTACCGGCCGTGGCGGCAGCGCATCGCCTTCGTGCCCGATGCCGACCTCTTCAAGGGCATCGCCAGCGGCAAGGCCTCGGTCGTCACCGACGAGATCGAATGCTTCGTCGAGAACGGCATCCAGCTCAAATCCGGCAAGCTGCTGGAGGCCGATGTCATCGTTACCGCGACCGGCTTCAAGCTCTCGGCGCTCGGCGACATTGCCTTCGAGATCGACGGCAAGCCACTCGCCTTCGGCGACACCGTGACCTATCGCGGCATGATGTTCACAGGCGTGCCGAATATGGTCTGGGTGTTCGGCTATTTCCGTGCGAGCTGGACGCTGCGTGTGGATCTCGTTGCGGATTTCGTCTGCCGGCTGCTCGGCCACATGAAGGCGAAGGGCAGCAAGAAGGTCGAGGTGAGCTTGCGCGCCGAAGACCACAACATGCCGATCCTGCCCTGGATCGATCCTGAGAACTTCAACCCCGGCTACATCATGCGCAATATGAACCTGCTGCCCAAACGCGGCGACAAGCCGGAATGGCAGCACAGCCAGGATTACTGGACCGAGAAGGACGAGATCCCGAAGACGGATCTGGATGACAAGGCATTTGTGTACGGGTGA
- a CDS encoding S1 family peptidase: MKKLATLIISALLLATPAYAVVGGGTPQTDGVARAVVTIVGSRGNFCTGSLIAPKLVLTVAHCVQPGADYKIVDRSADGAPQLLNVRTVVIHPGFNMQAMQAHRATADVALLQLEIPLKGKSTVPVGMPNIPIRVGSRFTIAGIGVAVRGDGKSGGATRVAGLVATGQPGTFQIRLVDPVTNGVRDGIGACTGDSGGPGFEDRPNGAVLVGVISWSTGPNGAAGCGGLTGVTPLTLYRDWILQIARSWGAAL; encoded by the coding sequence ATGAAGAAGCTTGCAACTCTCATCATATCCGCGCTGCTGCTCGCCACGCCCGCCTATGCCGTCGTCGGCGGCGGCACGCCGCAGACCGACGGCGTCGCGCGCGCGGTCGTCACCATCGTGGGCTCGCGCGGCAATTTCTGCACCGGCAGCCTGATCGCGCCGAAACTGGTGCTCACTGTCGCGCACTGCGTGCAGCCCGGCGCAGACTACAAGATCGTCGATCGCAGCGCCGACGGCGCGCCACAGCTGCTGAACGTGCGCACTGTCGTGATCCATCCCGGCTTCAACATGCAGGCGATGCAGGCGCATCGCGCCACCGCCGACGTGGCATTGCTGCAACTGGAAATTCCACTCAAGGGAAAATCGACGGTGCCGGTCGGTATGCCGAATATTCCAATCCGGGTTGGCAGCCGCTTCACCATCGCCGGTATCGGCGTCGCCGTACGCGGCGATGGCAAGAGCGGTGGCGCGACGCGGGTCGCCGGTCTCGTTGCCACCGGCCAGCCCGGCACGTTCCAGATACGCCTGGTCGATCCCGTAACCAACGGTGTTCGCGACGGAATCGGCGCCTGCACCGGCGATTCCGGCGGTCCGGGGTTCGAGGACAGGCCGAACGGTGCCGTGCTTGTCGGCGTCATCAGCTGGTCCACGGGACCGAACGGCGCCGCGGGCTGCGGCGGATTGACCGGCGTCACGCCGCTCACACTCTATCGGGACTGGATCTTGCAGATCGCGCGGAGCTGGGGCGCGGCGTTGTAG
- a CDS encoding HAD-IA family hydrolase has product MTIEAVIFDFGGVLTSSPFEAFSRFETERGLPVDIIRRTNAANHLENAWAKFERAEVDIETFDRLFAVESLALGAEVRGRDVLPLLQGDLRPEMIEALKRIKAQFKTGCITNNLPANAIGSMTGRSLYVAEVMVLFDHVIESAKIGLRKPDPRIYQLMVETLKVDPKNCVYLDDLGVNLKPAREMGMTTIKVTSGAQAIAELEAATGVTLQ; this is encoded by the coding sequence GTGACGATCGAGGCCGTGATCTTTGATTTTGGCGGCGTGTTGACGAGCTCGCCGTTCGAGGCGTTCTCGCGGTTCGAGACCGAGCGTGGCCTGCCCGTCGACATCATCCGGCGTACCAACGCCGCCAACCATCTGGAAAACGCCTGGGCCAAATTCGAGCGCGCCGAGGTCGATATCGAGACGTTCGATCGTTTGTTCGCGGTGGAATCACTGGCGCTCGGCGCCGAGGTACGCGGACGCGACGTGCTACCATTGCTTCAAGGCGATCTGCGTCCCGAGATGATCGAGGCCCTGAAGCGCATCAAGGCACAATTCAAGACCGGCTGCATCACCAACAATTTGCCGGCCAACGCAATCGGCAGCATGACCGGGCGCTCGCTCTACGTCGCCGAGGTGATGGTGCTGTTCGACCACGTCATCGAATCCGCCAAAATTGGCCTGCGTAAGCCGGACCCACGCATTTACCAGCTGATGGTCGAGACGCTGAAGGTCGATCCGAAGAACTGCGTTTATCTCGACGACCTCGGTGTCAATTTGAAGCCCGCGCGCGAGATGGGCATGACCACGATCAAGGTCACGAGCGGCGCGCAGGCGATCGCCGAACTCGAGGCGGCGACGGGGGTGACGCTGCAGTAG
- the mtnA gene encoding S-methyl-5-thioribose-1-phosphate isomerase, with amino-acid sequence MKVDGKHFRSIWRERDGWSVGAIDQRRLPHEFIVAKLTSCEDAAVAIRDMLVRGAPLIGATAAYGMALAMREDASDAGLKRAYDTLVVARPTAINLKWALDEMRATLAPIDPVERAEAAYARADEIVEQDVEINRGIAANGFALIEAIVAKKRPGETVNVLTHCNAGWLATVDWGTATAPIYLAHERGIKVHVWVDETRPRNQGASLTAWELGHHGVPHTVIPDNTGGHLMQHGMVDLAIVGTDRVAANGDVCNKIGTYLKALAAHDNGVPFYVALPSPTIDFAVDDGIRDIPIEQRSGTEVTDMTGRTADGRLETVRIVPQGSPVANYAFDVTPARLVTGLITERGVLKPGRASLAAAFPERIARAEE; translated from the coding sequence ATGAAGGTCGACGGCAAACATTTCCGCAGCATCTGGCGCGAGCGCGACGGCTGGTCGGTCGGCGCGATCGACCAGCGCAGGCTGCCGCATGAATTCATCGTTGCAAAGCTGACCTCGTGCGAAGACGCGGCAGTTGCGATCCGCGACATGCTGGTTCGTGGCGCACCGCTGATCGGCGCGACGGCGGCTTATGGCATGGCACTTGCGATGCGCGAGGATGCCTCCGATGCGGGCCTGAAGCGCGCCTACGACACGCTGGTCGTGGCGCGGCCGACCGCGATCAATCTGAAATGGGCGCTGGACGAGATGCGCGCGACGCTTGCGCCGATCGATCCGGTCGAACGTGCGGAAGCGGCGTACGCCCGCGCCGACGAGATCGTCGAGCAGGATGTCGAGATCAACCGTGGTATCGCCGCCAACGGTTTTGCACTGATCGAGGCGATCGTCGCGAAGAAGCGACCGGGCGAAACCGTCAACGTGCTGACCCACTGCAACGCCGGCTGGCTTGCCACCGTCGACTGGGGCACCGCGACGGCGCCGATCTATCTTGCGCATGAGCGCGGCATCAAGGTCCATGTCTGGGTCGACGAGACCCGCCCGCGCAATCAGGGCGCTTCGCTCACCGCCTGGGAGCTCGGTCATCACGGCGTGCCGCACACGGTGATCCCCGACAACACCGGCGGGCATCTGATGCAGCATGGCATGGTCGATCTCGCCATTGTCGGCACCGATCGCGTCGCCGCCAATGGTGACGTCTGCAACAAGATCGGGACTTATCTGAAGGCGCTCGCCGCACATGACAACGGCGTGCCGTTCTACGTCGCGCTGCCGTCGCCGACGATCGATTTCGCGGTCGATGACGGTATCCGGGATATCCCGATTGAGCAGCGCAGCGGCACTGAGGTCACCGACATGACCGGCCGCACGGCCGATGGTCGATTGGAAACGGTGCGCATCGTGCCGCAGGGTTCGCCGGTCGCAAACTATGCCTTCGACGTGACGCCGGCGCGCCTCGTCACCGGCCTGATCACCGAGCGCGGCGTGTTGAAGCCCGGCCGCGCCTCGCTGGCGGCTGCATTTCCAGAGCGGATCGCCCGAGCGGAGGAGTAG
- a CDS encoding S-methyl-5'-thioadenosine phosphorylase — MTQAVLGIIGGSGIYDLPGLESAHEAVIKSPWGESSAPVRRGTIAGLPIVFLPRHDKGHRLSPSDINYRANIDVLKRAGVTDLISLSACGSFKEEMPPGTFVLVDQFVDRTHKRESSFFGKGCVAHVSMAHPVSPRLRIHLAAAAGAEGIAIARGGTYVCMEGPQFSTYAESMTYKTLGYSVIGMTNMPEAKLAREAEICYATVAMVTDFDCWHPDHDAVTVQDIIRVLTSNADKAKALVARLAKDFPREHEPCPIGSDRALDTALITASEARDPELLKKLDAVAGRILRG, encoded by the coding sequence ATGACGCAGGCGGTATTGGGCATCATCGGCGGCTCCGGCATCTACGATTTGCCGGGGCTCGAGAGCGCGCACGAAGCGGTGATCAAGAGCCCCTGGGGCGAGTCGTCGGCGCCGGTACGACGTGGCACCATCGCAGGCCTGCCGATCGTGTTCCTGCCGCGCCATGACAAGGGCCACCGCCTGTCACCCTCCGACATCAACTACCGCGCCAATATCGACGTGCTGAAGCGGGCCGGCGTCACCGACCTGATCTCGCTGTCGGCTTGCGGTTCCTTCAAGGAAGAGATGCCGCCCGGCACCTTCGTTCTCGTCGACCAGTTCGTCGACCGCACCCACAAGCGCGAGAGCTCATTCTTCGGCAAAGGCTGCGTTGCGCATGTCTCGATGGCGCATCCGGTCTCGCCGCGGCTGCGGATTCACCTTGCCGCGGCGGCCGGGGCCGAGGGCATCGCGATCGCGCGGGGCGGCACCTATGTCTGCATGGAGGGGCCGCAATTCTCCACTTATGCGGAGAGCATGACCTACAAGACGCTGGGCTATTCCGTGATCGGCATGACCAACATGCCCGAAGCAAAACTCGCCCGCGAGGCCGAGATTTGCTACGCGACCGTCGCGATGGTGACGGATTTCGACTGCTGGCATCCCGATCACGACGCTGTCACCGTGCAGGATATCATCCGCGTGCTGACGTCCAACGCCGACAAGGCCAAGGCGCTGGTGGCTCGCCTTGCCAAGGATTTTCCGCGCGAGCATGAACCGTGCCCGATCGGCTCGGACCGTGCACTCGACACCGCGCTGATCACCGCGTCCGAAGCGCGCGATCCCGAGCTTCTGAAGAAGCTCGACGCAGTGGCCGGGCGCATCCTGCGCGGTTGA
- a CDS encoding phosphopantetheine-binding protein: MQAFDTDLRNRITKLVKGILAQNSLAADVTPSTKLVDAGLTSMDMVNLMLGVEAEFDFTIPQTEITPENFQSVETLERMVATQLKLATAA, from the coding sequence ATGCAGGCCTTCGATACCGATTTGCGCAATCGCATCACCAAGCTGGTGAAGGGCATCCTCGCGCAGAACTCGCTCGCCGCCGATGTCACGCCGTCGACGAAACTCGTCGATGCCGGCCTGACCTCGATGGACATGGTCAATCTGATGCTGGGCGTCGAAGCCGAGTTCGACTTCACGATTCCGCAAACCGAGATCACGCCGGAGAATTTCCAGTCCGTCGAGACGCTGGAGCGGATGGTTGCCACCCAGCTGAAGCTGGCAACCGCGGCTTAG